The genomic segment CGGGAAAAGATTAAAGGCACGCTCAGTGCAGGTTCTCTAGTGCTTGGAATTCCTTTAGTGCGGCGAACTTTAAAGTTCAAGTTGGATTTGCTATGCACACCCATAAACATACATGCCAAATGTTGAAATATGTGCTTTTGATTATAGAAACTGGAACTTCTGCAATTGTATTAAGTAGTCTTCTTAATTTCCGTAGTGCCAGCACTCAGCATCACCGGTGTTTTATTTCTTCATGTAAATTATTGTGTTGTAGGATattcatggcatgtatagaaggCTAACACCTGAAAACAATCTCTTTTGATTATTATGTGTCATAATTTGTTATTTCGTTTTTGGCAGCGCAACTGTCTTTGGAGTTTCCACAGAATCCATGCAGTTATCCTATGACTCCAGAGGTAACAGTGTGCCAACAATACTCCTGCTAATGCAAAGGCGTTTGTATGCTCAAGGAGGCTTTCAGGttgtctttctttctttctttttttatcctCCCTCTTCCATATGCTGTATCTATGAAAATTGGAGAACATAGAAGTCTTGCAGTATTTTCTGTTATATTATGACCAAAACTTATTGTCTTACATGTTCCTAGTTTTGTTTTAACTCATACAGATTTCTTGAAGGTTTTTAAGTTTTATGCTATGAGTTGTTACCATTGACTTCACCACATGCAGGCAGAAGGAATATTCAGAATAAATGCTGAAAACAGCCAGGAAGAGTATGTTAGAGAACAGTTAAACAGCGGAGTTGTTCCTGAAGGGATTGACGTACATTGTTTGGCAGGACTAATCAAGGTACAAAAATGCCATTTTAATCTTACTTTATCTTTCTTTTACTTATACCTGAAGATGTATATGAAgttgaatgaaaaagatgaacttactgcacataattttttaaaatgtatccCAAAtgtaaattttatcttgtaatttTAAGCATGCATCTTATGCTTGAATATCCAGTTATATCTGGGGGAAGCGGCTTCAGCTGTATCTTCTTctaaatttacccattttttgttCTCTTATGAAACTCTGATCTACTAATTTGGTGTTAGTTATTCTTAGGCTTGGTTCAGAGAACTTCCCACCGGAGTTTTGGATTCATTATCTTCGGAGCAAGTAATGCAATGCCAGACTGAAGAGCAGTGTGCTGAGCTCGCCAGACTTCTACCCCCAACAGAATCTGCTCTACTGGATTGGGCTATCAATCTCATGGCTGATGTTGTTCAGCAAGAACATCTAAACAAGATGAATGCACGTAATATCGCTATGGTTTTTGCTCCAAACATGACTCAGGTGAGTTTATTTGAGTTTTCACATGTTTATTTCACCACTACATATGCCGCTCTGGTTAAATACAGCAAAATGGATCTAATCCACATTTGAAAAAGTTTGCATCCACATTGGGTATCCAAACTTAGTACATCTTGAACAAAGCCTTCATTTCCCACATTAATATTCGTGGCCCGCATCTTACAATCCGGTGCTGCTGAATTTTGTGTTAAAATATCAGATGGCAGATCCCTTGACTGCATTGATGTATGCAGTCCAGGTGATGAACTTCCTCAAGACACTTATCTTAAGGACCCTGCGGGAAAGAGAGGATTCAGTGATAGAACCAACTCCGGCATTCCATCTGGAACCTTTCGATGAGAATGGAGATAAAACCGCTTCACTCTCCTGCATTCAAGATACTGAAAAGGATAATGAAGAGAAAGAGCTGGTCTTTCTTGCTGAAGAACCTTTAAATGAAAGTTTCAGGAATTACAGTCAAAACAACGAGATGCCAAATACCGAAGATCACAGTCCGATGCCCACCATCGAGAAGCAAACCACTGACGCTGCTGATCATTCTGATGACACTTCAGCTGAGGTTGAAACTTCCATCACTGAAACAGATGCCATTGTAGCTAACCACCTGAAACCTGGAGCTCCAGTGAATGCTGGAATGCACAATAATGTTGGTCAATCAAGTAATTCAAGTCTCAAAGAATCCAACAAACTTAGGGGCCTGCAATCGATACTTCAGATTACAAACAGTGTTGAGAAGACCAAAGTAATAAGCAATTTGAGCCGTGTAGATTCAAGGATAGAACGTATTGAGGCATGGCGTTGAAGGGTACTCAACCGCTGTAGGACTCTAAACTGATACTTTGACATGATTGCTGTGAATTGTTCATTTTGCAAGTTGTGAAGGAGAAAAAAGAATTGAGTTGTTCGTGTATCTTTTCAGTGTGATTGACTTGTTTGCTTAACCTTCTAAATAACCCTAACATTTCTATTTTGATATGcagctacctctagagttcaaTGAATCCCaacatcttttattttctgattaacgtctcttttgtataaaaaaatgtgttttaGTTAATAAATAATGCTGTAATAGCTGTCAACATGTTGCAAAACAATAATGACCACCAATTTGAGTCAACTTATAAACAAACCATCCATATTATACTCCACTAGAAGAGGTACAAACTTTCTCCAAATTAATAGCATCTTCCCCCTTGATTTTTTCAACTCATTATTCTAATGTTTAACACTGCTTTCTCAAACGACTAACTCATAATCTCTTTATATTTCCTTCTTTTCTGACGTGCttcctccttttttcttttttttttctctctctctctctctttttggAGAAACAATTAGCAGTGGAGAGCCAGCCCATGGCTGCCTGTAGAAGCCTTCAGCACATATTTGAACACACATTACAACCAGAAAGCCCAACACTGCTTGGAACCCTCTCTTCCTGTAAACAAATCATGCCTGCAGCTGCTGCTATTCAACCTACTGAGCAATCTTCAGTCACTGAAATCATTGGTGAACTCCATTTCAAGGAAAACTCTGAATTACCCTTTCCTTCCGCAATATTGAAGCACTCCAGGGAGGGTGAAAACACTAGAAGCTCAAGCACCCCAAAGACCATAGGCCATAAAAAGAGCTACTCATTAAACACTGAGAGCCTGCAACTGTGCACTGAAGGAATTGATTTGGAGAGCTGTGGTGAGATGAAACAAGAGCGGCAAAGCAGCAAAGGGGAGATAGATACAGGAAGCAGCATAATAGATAAAAGGCAGGGAGAAGTGAGGATGATTAGGTCAAGAAGATCAAAAAGTATAGGAGAATTTCCACCACCCATTCCTAGTATTGGGAATTGTGGGAAGCCTTGGGTATCATTCAAATCATACAGGCAAGATGGCAGGTTTGTGCTGAAACAGGTGAGAATTCCTACACAAGAAATGTTGCATGCATGTAGGGAAGATGGGCGGTTGAAGCTGCAGTTTATGCAGCAAAGTGATGCATATATGCAACAACAAGGATTTGAGGAAGAAGgattattaatcaatgatgtaaTTGGTGAAGCTAAAGAGCAATGTCAAGCCTCCTAACTATCAGAGGTTAATCTAGTTTATTTAGCCAAATTGCATTATAAAAGGAGGAATAATTACTTTGTAAGGTTGATTTTGCTTCATGtaataaatatgaaaagaacCTACTTTTCTTGCTGTATTTTTTTTGACAGTATCTTGCTgtattttagatattttaaattattgcaaaatcaataaattaaaactcactcatagcaagataaatttgtgtttttaatgtatttatttttagttaattatcaaaatattattagatttgaattttttttatcaagaaTAAAGTAGATGTGCTGAAATTCAAAATCATACAAAGAAAAGGATATAACCAACTGGACAAACTTGGCTTTAGGAATTAATCAATTCTTTGTTTTCCCTTCCACTTCCCGCGTCAGTTGCTTTTCATTCTgctattatttttccttttcattttttcaaCATTTTGGCTTATTTGCCTTCTAAGCCCTTTTCCCTCTCCAACTTCCATAATTCCCATTAAATCCATTTTCATTCACCATCTAgaatgatttatttcatgtttaacTATTCTCCTTTTTAGCCTTAGTCCGGTTATCGCTCTAAGAAAGTAATCGTGAGCTATGAACCCATACTAAATACTTTGCAATTCGGTATTCGCTATCTCTCCGGTATATGAGATAGTACAAATTTGTCCCTTAAAGTTTATTCGATTTCAACTCAAAAAGcgcacgttgggttggagtctTTTGGCGTACAGTTGAGAAGTTGAGTCGGCCGTGTTGTATTCAAAATCCCGCGAATAAATTGGCGTGTTCAGTTGGGAAAAGCTAGTTGGATTCCGTCAAGGGAGATTGTGACCGGATTTAAACGACCCACACGGTTGAAACCGTTAATTCGAGTTGCGCTTTTTAGATCGCAAGGCTATCCAAGTCTTAAATTATGAGCACATGTCACGTGGTTAGAAATTCAACAATGGTCGATTTGCAGGTCATACTGGAACCGACTACAAGAGAAAAAACTAGTCATTTGAGGCGTCTTTAATCGTTATAACCAACTTATTGGTTGAAAGGAAAAATCTTCTTTCAAGGATCGGTTCAAGTTCGGGGTGTACCGAAGCTAAAGTTaagctttaaaatattttatttacccatttattttatttgcttaagtttattttttcaatttcgaatctgttttcattttattacattacatatttattaattttatttactcTATCAACTTAAACCCccttttttttcaacttgcaaCGCATAGGTTGTGGGCACGATTGTACCGCGACAATAATTCTGGTCACAAGAAAAAAAGCGAAATTGAATAATCAGTCCTTGTGGATTCGACCCTACTGCTCTATACTGCTATTTAGTATTCTTTTGttgtaggaatttatatttggtggtttcgacgcccattGCCCACAATATCATGAGATTCAAAGACCTACGCATATTGCATATGATGAGTTTCAAATTTGATATTCAAGATTCAAGACTTTCATCTTTGTCAATTGAGCCAAGACCTCATTAGCTATTTAATTGTTTAACGGGGTTTATACCATTAGCTCCTTAATATGCTTATAATGAGGTGCAACCTCTTTGcgggttaaattaattaatttttttaacaatcttttcatattttaagtaaCATTTCATGTGTTAAGTATTCTTTCAAtgctttagaattttttttttacattctaTGTGTTAAGTAATTCTTTagtttttagaaattaaattactcaatctTTTAGAAAAGCTGTCATCGTATtaagtaatatttttttttgaaaccttTCTGCATTTTATGTATTAAGTAATTCTTCAATCTTTTACGAATTATTTACTAAATTTCTAATAAATCTTTTTAGGGTTTAAGTAATGCTTCATATATTaagtaatttttgtgatttaaacTATGTAAGTAGATTATTGAGTTTAACCAATGGAAGAAataaataagaattttcaaagtAAACAAAATAAGATCTTATTTGTGTTAATAGAGAAGATAATTGAATACTAGTGTGTGTTGAGAGAAATAAATTCGGAGTATAGACTAAATCGTAAGAGTGTGAAAATTATTGGGGCAAAACTGtgaaaattaaaagtagaaataattaaattgaattgaaggGAAAAGGGAAAGATTAGAAGTGTAATTATTCCAAGAGAGTATCAAGAACCGTGGATGGAATGATCATTCCATAAATAGATAATTATGATAGAAATCCTTGTTTGTGAAATATAAACCATTAGATGCTATTGGAAATTGAGCATGAATTAGGACCGTTAGATTAAAATGATGATGGatagatttttatattattttttaatattttaattatttatttaagtagATTTTATTATGGAAACTTGTAGATTTATCATCATCATTCTCTCATTCTCATGCCACTCACCATATGTATAAAGGAAACATTTATTTCCTttcattttagtctttttttcccACCATTTTCGACCATCTCAAGTTtgagtttttcaatttttttcatatatttttagtaaaatcaatAGAATAATCCCATAATAAGCTTAGTTTCATGTAGAGGCAACTGGTGTTCATGCAGGAGGAGAAAGAAATTTAAGTTCAAGTGAAACCCTAAGGGTTTAAGGTAATATTTTCATGAATTAGTGAAATGATCATgtttattttaagtaaaaatgcatggaaatgatatttagtcatagttttgatattaaatcttgtgtatatgtgatatgctaatgaagagaaaaagaaaataagtgaTCATTAAGGTGTTGATAAAGGGAAGGAG from the Gossypium hirsutum isolate 1008001.06 chromosome D09, Gossypium_hirsutum_v2.1, whole genome shotgun sequence genome contains:
- the LOC107891524 gene encoding uncharacterized protein, yielding MAACRSLQHIFEHTLQPESPTLLGTLSSCKQIMPAAAAIQPTEQSSVTEIIGELHFKENSELPFPSAILKHSREGENTRSSSTPKTIGHKKSYSLNTESLQLCTEGIDLESCGEMKQERQSSKGEIDTGSSIIDKRQGEVRMIRSRRSKSIGEFPPPIPSIGNCGKPWVSFKSYRQDGRFVLKQVRIPTQEMLHACREDGRLKLQFMQQSDAYMQQQGFEEEGLLINDVIGEAKEQCQAS
- the LOC107891523 gene encoding rho GTPase-activating protein 5, giving the protein MTEVLHFPSPQSTNTSSPSSSSEPALSCGPPTSLACTHDRDGFVNETSCGGDPEGEVKERQKEDTDQLPLLALLVTLFRKSLVACKSTDRRELCAMEIGSPTNVRHVAHVTFDRFNGFLGLPVEFEPEVPRRAPSASATVFGVSTESMQLSYDSRGNSVPTILLLMQRRLYAQGGFQAEGIFRINAENSQEEYVREQLNSGVVPEGIDVHCLAGLIKAWFRELPTGVLDSLSSEQVMQCQTEEQCAELARLLPPTESALLDWAINLMADVVQQEHLNKMNARNIAMVFAPNMTQMADPLTALMYAVQVMNFLKTLILRTLREREDSVIEPTPAFHLEPFDENGDKTASLSCIQDTEKDNEEKELVFLAEEPLNESFRNYSQNNEMPNTEDHSPMPTIEKQTTDAADHSDDTSAEVETSITETDAIVANHLKPGAPVNAGMHNNVGQSSNSSLKESNKLRGLQSILQITNSVEKTKVISNLSRVDSRIERIEAWR